The following proteins are co-located in the Aggregatibacter aphrophilus ATCC 33389 genome:
- a CDS encoding cytochrome C assembly family protein, giving the protein MWFAILSIAFYLFSVLLIAPILLNAQVGDGQTKPKKTLFFLTALCAIIFHVMSTFPLLQDLAARQTFSIMEVASLMSVMIAALATVAMLQVNTMWFVLPIVYCFSIINLIYATFLPSHIIQLLSQNDFLLFHIGLSIFAYAVCAIATLYAIQLVWIDRHLKAKKPHFSPMMPPLMTVERHFFRLLVSGEVLLTMTLISGTYHLMQAITPDNIHKGAFSLLGWLVFGLAIWGYKQYRWRGKKMIIYAISGMILLTIAYFGSRLIV; this is encoded by the coding sequence ATGTGGTTTGCCATTTTATCTATTGCGTTTTATTTATTCAGTGTGTTGTTAATTGCGCCGATCTTGTTAAATGCACAAGTAGGTGATGGGCAAACGAAACCGAAAAAAACACTTTTTTTTCTGACCGCACTTTGCGCCATTATTTTCCATGTCATGAGTACGTTTCCTTTATTGCAGGATTTGGCTGCTAGGCAAACATTCAGCATTATGGAAGTGGCCTCTTTAATGAGCGTGATGATCGCCGCCCTTGCCACTGTTGCCATGTTGCAGGTGAATACCATGTGGTTTGTATTGCCTATTGTGTATTGCTTTTCCATTATTAATTTAATTTATGCTACTTTCCTGCCAAGTCATATTATTCAGTTATTGAGTCAAAACGATTTTCTGCTATTTCACATCGGCTTATCCATTTTTGCTTATGCGGTGTGTGCTATTGCAACCTTATATGCTATTCAGTTGGTATGGATTGATCGTCATTTAAAAGCCAAGAAACCCCATTTTTCACCGATGATGCCGCCGTTAATGACAGTAGAACGCCATTTTTTCCGTTTATTAGTGAGTGGTGAAGTTTTACTTACCATGACTTTAATTTCAGGTACTTACCACCTTATGCAGGCGATAACACCGGATAATATTCACAAAGGTGCGTTTTCTTTGCTTGGTTGGCTTGTTTTTGGTCTGGCGATTTGGGGCTATAAGCAATACCGTTGGCGTGGAAAAAAGATGATTATTTATGCTATTTCGGGTATGATTTTGCTGACTATTGCTTACTTCGGTAGTCGCTTGATTGTGTAA